In Oscillatoria acuminata PCC 6304, a single window of DNA contains:
- the mazE gene encoding type II toxin-antitoxin system MazE family antitoxin produces the protein MSKKVSITLDDEVLKFVDTMAPGHNRSRFINEILLKEKQQRLIRELADAYREQSDDPEFQQEVLTWDVTVSDGLNA, from the coding sequence ATGAGCAAAAAAGTTAGCATCACCCTAGACGATGAAGTTTTAAAATTTGTAGATACAATGGCACCCGGGCATAACCGTAGCCGGTTTATTAATGAGATTCTTTTAAAAGAAAAACAGCAGCGGTTAATTAGAGAGCTTGCTGATGCTTATCGAGAACAAAGTGATGACCCCGAATTTCAACAAGAGGTTTTAACTTGGGACGTTACTGTGAGCGATGGTTTAAATGCCTAA